The nucleotide sequence AGGCGGGGGGAGGATCGAACTCCCGACCCCGGCCTTGTAAGGGCCGTGCTCTCCCAGCTGAGCTACCCGCCTGCGTGATCGAATCTAGGGGGTCGGGATTTCGGTGTCAACCGTCCGATCCCTCAGCGATGACGAAGGAGCCGGCGGAGCGTCTCGGTGACCGCGCCGTAGACCAGGTGCGCGGCGAACTCGACGGCCTCCGTCGGCGCCGCCGAGCGCGTGATCGGCTTCGACAGGCCGAGGGCCGGCACCGTGATGACGTGCGCGCCGAGCCAGACCATGGCGCCGAACGGCGCGCCGAGCCCTCTGGTCACCGCCGGCACCATCTCGGCGACCGCGCCGTAGGCGGAGGCGACGGTGGCGCCGAAGGCGTAGTGCACGAGCGGGCCCGCGGTCTTCTTCTCCTCCGGGCTCAGCGTGTGATGGAAGACCCGCTCCGAGATGGCGGCGGCCGTCTGCTCGGTCGAGTCCGCGGCACCGGCCCCCGGCTCCGGCATCCCCGGCGCGCGGCTCGCCACCTGGTGGAACTGGCCCATCACCCAGGCGGCGACGAGTCCCGCGGCGACGCCGGCCGCGAGGCCCTTCCACACGTCCGCGGCGCTGGTCGTCGCACCGACCGGCCCGCGACGGCCACCGGTGAAGATCGTCGCCATGTGGTCTCTACACGGCAAGCCACGTGCCACCGCCGATGATCGTGGCGAAGCGTGGAAGCTCGCGGTCCTGGAGCGCTTGCGCCCGGATCGGACGCTCCGACTGCCGGTAAATCGTTCCCGCGACCCGCGCGCGCTACCGGGCAGAGCGGTCGCCGGGCTGCAGCTCGATGCGCCCGAACATGGCCTCGGCGGCCGAGCGGGTGTCGTTGGTGTCGATGGAGAGCGCCACCGCCGGCAGCGTGGTCGCGGCGTCACCGAACACCTCGAGGTGGTCGTCGGCCACGTGGCGGCGCTCGTCGAGCCATTGCCCCAGGCCAGACTGACCCCGGCGCACCACGATGAACGAGACGGTGGACGTCTTTCGGCTGGGCACGACGGTGCCGACGGGTAGCGCCGGGTCCCAGACATAGCCGATCAGCCGCGAGCGGGCGAAGGCGGGAAACCGCGGCCACACCGCGAAGATGTGGCCGGTGGCGTCCGAGGTCGCCCGGTTCTCCAGATTCGCTCCCGAGGGCAGCCCGATGACGCGCCACTGCCACGCGAGGATCGGCGTGGCGGTGAGGTCGGCCTGCATCTCCTTGGCGATCGTGGAGTGGTCGCCCGCGCTCCGCATGCGCAGCGCCCGGCGGCCCGCGTCCTCCACCACCGTGAAGTCGTAGGCGGGATGTCCGCCCGGGGTCTCGTACTTCTGCCAGCCCGGCGGCACGCCGCTCGCGCCGACGGTGGCGCCGCCCCAGGTCTCGATCGGCACCGAGGGGCCCGCGGCGCCGGCCGGACGGACGTGGCCGAGCCACGAGGCCCCGGCCAGCAGGAAGGCCCGCCGCGAGAGCGGCGCGAACATGGCCGCTCCGCCTACCGCAGGGCGAGGCCGGCGACGAGCGTGGTCAGCTCGACGGGGTCGACCGGCTTCGGCACGTGCATGCTGTAGCCGGCCGCGATCGCCAGGAGCCGGTCCTCGCGTCGCCCGTAGGCGGTCAGGGCGATCGCGGGGGTGCGCCCGCCCTGCTCGGGATCGAGCGCGCGGACCCGGCGGATCAGGGAGTAGCCGTCCTCGCCGGGCATCTCGATGTCGGAGACGAGCACGTCCGGCGGCTTCGCCACCAGCATGGCGAAGCCCTGCGCGGCCGTGCTGCACAGATCCACCGTCGCGCCGACCCGGCCGAGGATCGTGGCCACCAGGCCGAGGGCGTCGGCATCGTCGTCGACGGCCAGCACCCGCAGCCCGTCGAGCCGAACGAGCGGCGCGGCGGCCGCGACCGCCTCGCGCGCGCCCGGCCGCTCGACGGTGGCGGCGGGCACGAGCGAGACGCTCATCGGCAGCCGCACGGTGAAGGTGGCGCCCTGGCCGAGGCCGGGGCTCTCCGCGGCGACGGTGCCGCCGTGCAGCTCGACCAGGTGCTTGACCAGGGTCAGCCCGAGCCCGATCCCGCTGTGGACGCGCGTGCTGGAGCTATCGCCCTGCCGGAAGCGGTCGAACACGTGCGGCAGGAGCTGGGGGGTGATGCCGCAGCCGGTGTCGCGCACCACGATCTCGACGTGCGGGCCCGCTTTCTCGAGGCGCACCTCGACGCGGCCGCCCTGAGGGGTGAACTTCACCGCGTTGTTGAGGAGGTTCCAGACGACCTGCTGGAGCCGGTTCGGATCTCCGGTGATCGGCCCGGCCCGCTCGTGCGCGTCCGCCTTCAGATCGATGGACTTGGCGAGCGCGGCGGGGCGCACGGCATCCAGCGCGGCCTCGATGACCGGCGGCAGCTCGACGCTCTGCACCTCGAGGCGGAGCTTGCCGGCGGTGATGCGGCCGATGTCCAGCAGGTCGTCGATGAGCTGCACCTGGGCGTTCGAGTTCCGCATGATCGTGTCGATCGCCTTGGCCCGGGTGACCTCGTCGAGCTGCCCGGTCTTCAAGATCGCGGCCCATCCGTACACCGCGTTGAGGGGGGTCCGCAGCTCGTGCGACAGGGTGGTCAGGAACTCGTCCTTGGCCCGGTTCGCGCTTTCGGCCTCGGCCCGCGCGGCCCGCTCGCGCACGAGCAGCTCGTTGCGCTCGCGCTCGATGGCTTTTCGGATCGTGATGTCCCGCGCGATCTTGGAGGCGCCGACGACCTGGTTGTCGGTTCCCCGCACCGGGGAGATGGTGAGCGACACGTCGACCGGTCGCCCGTCCTTGCGCACCCGCACCGTCTCGAAGTGATCGACGCTCCTTCCGGAGCGGATGCGCGAGAGCACGGTGTCCTCCTCGTGCCGGCGCTCCGGCGGAATGATCAGGGTGATGTTCTGCCCGATCGCCTCCGCCGCGGTGTAGCCGAACATGCGCTCGGCCGCGGGATTCCAGGTGATGATGTTGCCGTTCAGGTCCTTGCTCACGATGGCGTCGTCGGAGGAGGCCACGATCGCGGCGAGCCGTGACGAGGTGATCTCGGCCGCTTTCTGGGGCGCGATGTCCCGGAAGTACACGGCCAGGCCTTCCGCGGAGGCGTACATCTGGATCTCGGCCCAGCCGCCCAGCGGCGGATGGAAGAACTGAAACCGCCGCTGCGAGTCCTCGGCGACGGCCCGGCGAGCCTCGGTCTCGAAGGTGGTGCCGGCCAGCTCCGGGAAGACCTCCCAGATCGACCGCCCGAGAAGATCCTTCGGGCGCCGGCGCGCGAGGCGCGCGACCCGGCCGTTCAGGTAGCGATACCGCCAGCGCCGGTCCAGCACCATGAAGCCGTCCTCGATGCTCTCCACCACGACGCGGGCGGCGCGCTCGCGGCGATGGAACAGTTCGCTCAGCACGCTGATCGCTCCCCCGAAGCCGACGAAGGTGAGCACGGCCAGACGGTCGGCCGCGCTGTCGATCAGCAACGAATGGACGGGCGGCATCCAGAGGTACGCGGCCGTGACCGCGCAGATCCCGGTGGCGAGCAGGCCCGGTCCGAGCCCGCCCACCCACGCGGCCAGCAGCACGGTGAGGTGGAACACCAGGTACGGGTACTGCAGGCCCCACAGGGAGTCGAGCGACGCCCGGGCGAGGATCCCGGCGGCGGCGCACAGGATGGCGAAGCCGTATCGAAACAAGCGCTGGGCTGACGTGGGTCGCATGCGCCGGCTCGGTCGAGCGAATTGTACCATCCGGCCGGCGTGCCGTAGACTGGGCCGCCATGGGCGAGCCCCTGCCGGACGCGCTGCCCGCCGATCCGTTGCCGCTCGCCGCGCGCTGGCTCGACGAGGCGAAGGGGGTCATGAAGAGCGCGACGGCCATGGCGCTGGCCACCGTCGACGACGAGGGTCGGCCCGGCGTCCGCATGGTCATCTGCCGCGGCCTCGACGTGGCCGAGGGCTGGCTGGTCTTCTACACCGACCGCGACAGCGCCAAGGGCCGCGCCCTCGAGAAGACCCCGCGGGCGGCGGCGGTCTTCCACTGGGACGTGCTGGAGCGGCAGATCCGGGTCGAGGGGCCGGTGTCCCACGCGCCGGAGGCCGACTCCGACCGCTACTGGAGCACCCGCCCGCTCGACGCTCGCCTCGCCGCGGTGGCGAGCGAGCAGAGCCGGCCGCTCGCCTCGCGCGCCGAGCTCCTGGCCCGCATCGAGGCGGCGCGCCGCGCCCATGGCGACGGCGTGCCCCGGCCGGCGCGGTGGGGCGGCTACCGGGTGTGGGCGGAGCGGGTGGAATTGTGGGCCGGACAACCGGGGCGCGCCCACGACCGCGCGGTGTGGACGCGCGCGCTCCGACCCTCGGAGATCGGCTTCAGCGGCGGAGCGTGGCGGGCGACGCGACTACAGCCCTGAGGCTAGGCGCGCGGCGGGACGACCCCCGGCGGCAGCGTCGAGGCGCACCAGAGGGCCAACCCGAGCGGTGTCATCGGCACCGGGGCGACGCCGACGGTGGCGAGCACGAACACGATCACCGCGAGGATGCGCAGGGCGAAGGTCATGCGGCACCTCCAGGGGTGGGCCCGGATGGGTCGGGCGACGTGAAGCGGCGGATCCGATCCTCGGCGTCGGCGATCGGCGAGCCGCCATGCATCATCGCGCGCGCGAACTCGAGCATCGGGTAGCCGTTCCGCGCCTCGTCCTGGAATCGCCGGGCGAACCCGCCGGTCTTGATGTCCTCGAAGGTCTGCCGGAAACGCGCCGCCATCTCCTCGCGGTCCATCTCGAGCGAGCGCGTGATGCCGCCGAACACCGCGGTGGGGCCGTGGTCCTCGGAGGCCTTGAAGAAGCCCTTCTCCCGGAAGGCCTGGAACACCGCCTCCATCTCGCCCGACATGTACATCTCGAGCACGAGGGCCTCGGAGGGAATCCCCGCGTCGCGCGCGACCTCGAAGGCCATCATGATCGCCATGCCGAGCATCGAGCCCACCGACTGCTCGATGAACAGGTCGAGGGTCGCCTCCATCGCGGCGCTCATCTGCACCGCCCCCGCGCGCAGCACGCCGAGGCCGTCGGCGAGGCCGAGCATCCGCTGCTGGGCGCGGCCGCTGCGATCCGCTTCCACGTTCACGCAGGCCCAGAAGCCCTGGCCCTCGAGGTAGCGGGTGCGCGCCTGGCTGCCCGCCATGCGCGGGGCCACCAGGAGCACGTCCACCGACGCGGGCGCGTGGACCAGATCGAAGGCGAGGCTATAACCGGAGCCGAACGCGACGGCGCTGCCCGCGCGCAGGTGTGGGGCCACGTCGCCGCCGAAGACCTCGGGAATCACCTCGTCGGGGAGCAGCACGTACACGACGTCGTCGGCCGCCGCGGTGCCGATCGGCACCACCTCGAAGCCTTCCGCGCGCGCCAGCCCCGCGTACTCGTCCTCGCGGTTGCCGATGCGGACCTTGGCCCCCGAGTCCCGCAGGTTGAGCGCGGCGGTGCGGCCGAGATGTCCGTACCCGAGCACCGCCACCGACTCGCCGGCGAGCGCCCCCGGCGGTGCGTCGGACGCGCGATAGACTTTCACCGGCGAGTTTCCCGGACTGGTCATTGCGTGATCCTATCCCAAATCATCGCGAATTGCTTCGAGTTCGGGCCGGCGCTGCGCTGGCATTGTAGCATTGGTACGCCATGGCCAGGGGGGCGCGGGAGGTAGCGTGCTGCGTAGCGGGCGGCGGACCCGCGGGCATGATGCTCGGACTGCTGCTGGCGCGCGCGGGGGTGTCCGTCCTGGTGATGGAGAAGCACGCCGATTTCCTCCGCGACTTCCGTGGCGACACCATTCACCCGTCCACCCTCGAGCTGATGCTCGAGCTGGACCTGCTCCGGGAATTCCTCGCGCTGCCGCATCAGGAGGTGCCGCGGCTGATCGCCCAGTTCGGCGACCGGACCGTACCCGTCGCGGACTTCACCCACCTGCCGACGCGGTGCCGATTCATCGCCCTGATGCCGCAGTGGGACTTCCTGGACTTCCTGGCCCGGCAGGCCTCACGATATCCGACGTTCCAGCTGCTGATGGAGACCGAGGCTACCGCTCTCATCGAGGAGAACGGGCGCGTGCGGGGCGTGCGGGCGACCGGCCCGGCCGGTGGCTTCGACGTGCGCGCCGATCTGGTGGTCGCTGCGGACGGCCGCGCCTCGGTGCTCCGTGAGCAGGCGGGCCTGCAGGTCGACGACCTGGGCGCGCCCATGGACGTGCTCTGGTTTCGCCTCTCGCGCCGCTCCACGGATCCCGACGCCACCATGGGGCGCTTCGACGTCGGCCGCATCTTCGTGCTGCTCAACCGGGGCGAGCACTGGCAGTGCGGCTACGTGATCCCGAAGGGCGCGGGGGGTGAGATCCGGCGCCGCGGGCTCGACGCCTTCCGCGCCGCGGTGTCGGCGCTGCTGCCGTTCGCGGCCGACCGGGTCGGCGAGCTCGCCGGGTGGGACGACGTCCGGCTGCTCACC is from Candidatus Methylomirabilota bacterium and encodes:
- a CDS encoding DUF1440 domain-containing protein, with product MATIFTGGRRGPVGATTSAADVWKGLAAGVAAGLVAAWVMGQFHQVASRAPGMPEPGAGAADSTEQTAAAISERVFHHTLSPEEKKTAGPLVHYAFGATVASAYGAVAEMVPAVTRGLGAPFGAMVWLGAHVITVPALGLSKPITRSAAPTEAVEFAAHLVYGAVTETLRRLLRHR
- a CDS encoding DUF3047 domain-containing protein, translated to MFAPLSRRAFLLAGASWLGHVRPAGAAGPSVPIETWGGATVGASGVPPGWQKYETPGGHPAYDFTVVEDAGRRALRMRSAGDHSTIAKEMQADLTATPILAWQWRVIGLPSGANLENRATSDATGHIFAVWPRFPAFARSRLIGYVWDPALPVGTVVPSRKTSTVSFIVVRRGQSGLGQWLDERRHVADDHLEVFGDAATTLPAVALSIDTNDTRSAAEAMFGRIELQPGDRSAR
- a CDS encoding PAS domain S-box protein, encoding MRPTSAQRLFRYGFAILCAAAGILARASLDSLWGLQYPYLVFHLTVLLAAWVGGLGPGLLATGICAVTAAYLWMPPVHSLLIDSAADRLAVLTFVGFGGAISVLSELFHRRERAARVVVESIEDGFMVLDRRWRYRYLNGRVARLARRRPKDLLGRSIWEVFPELAGTTFETEARRAVAEDSQRRFQFFHPPLGGWAEIQMYASAEGLAVYFRDIAPQKAAEITSSRLAAIVASSDDAIVSKDLNGNIITWNPAAERMFGYTAAEAIGQNITLIIPPERRHEEDTVLSRIRSGRSVDHFETVRVRKDGRPVDVSLTISPVRGTDNQVVGASKIARDITIRKAIERERNELLVRERAARAEAESANRAKDEFLTTLSHELRTPLNAVYGWAAILKTGQLDEVTRAKAIDTIMRNSNAQVQLIDDLLDIGRITAGKLRLEVQSVELPPVIEAALDAVRPAALAKSIDLKADAHERAGPITGDPNRLQQVVWNLLNNAVKFTPQGGRVEVRLEKAGPHVEIVVRDTGCGITPQLLPHVFDRFRQGDSSSTRVHSGIGLGLTLVKHLVELHGGTVAAESPGLGQGATFTVRLPMSVSLVPAATVERPGAREAVAAAAPLVRLDGLRVLAVDDDADALGLVATILGRVGATVDLCSTAAQGFAMLVAKPPDVLVSDIEMPGEDGYSLIRRVRALDPEQGGRTPAIALTAYGRREDRLLAIAAGYSMHVPKPVDPVELTTLVAGLALR
- the pdxH gene encoding pyridoxamine 5'-phosphate oxidase; the encoded protein is MGEPLPDALPADPLPLAARWLDEAKGVMKSATAMALATVDDEGRPGVRMVICRGLDVAEGWLVFYTDRDSAKGRALEKTPRAAAVFHWDVLERQIRVEGPVSHAPEADSDRYWSTRPLDARLAAVASEQSRPLASRAELLARIEAARRAHGDGVPRPARWGGYRVWAERVELWAGQPGRAHDRAVWTRALRPSEIGFSGGAWRATRLQP
- a CDS encoding FAD-dependent oxidoreductase yields the protein MARGAREVACCVAGGGPAGMMLGLLLARAGVSVLVMEKHADFLRDFRGDTIHPSTLELMLELDLLREFLALPHQEVPRLIAQFGDRTVPVADFTHLPTRCRFIALMPQWDFLDFLARQASRYPTFQLLMETEATALIEENGRVRGVRATGPAGGFDVRADLVVAADGRASVLREQAGLQVDDLGAPMDVLWFRLSRRSTDPDATMGRFDVGRIFVLLNRGEHWQCGYVIPKGAGGEIRRRGLDAFRAAVSALLPFAADRVGELAGWDDVRLLTVKVDRLRQWHRPGLLCIGDAAHAMSPVGGVGINLAVQDAVAAANRLWRPLRDRAVADEDLRRVQRRREWPTRATQWLQVVVQRRLVSRALGGGPLRLPLLVRLLARCPLVRRLPARLVGVGIRPEHIESPAAAAKAPA